The following coding sequences lie in one Arachis ipaensis cultivar K30076 chromosome B05, Araip1.1, whole genome shotgun sequence genomic window:
- the LOC107640226 gene encoding protein FAR1-RELATED SEQUENCE 5-like, whose translation MGTTNKMYDNDNACQENAYTRNGSKNVDEDTTHNTTESEFFYQDMGEFGDVEGIDVEDIIKKVFRSDEDTYKFYKKFGKYHGFGVRKGDSWKDEDGIVTRQRFFCNRQGLRDAKHYNRLDRMRVQKPETRTNCEAKFSIYLDKSASLWRVRKIKNKHNNDLIPSCMVHLIAKYRSLTNAAKAQIDGLNEYGISTAKSVRYMAGMAGGYSLVGFLKKDAYNHIDKRRHVTIAEGDADAALAYLEDKTESDPMAIARYSLTDDGMLGNMFWTDGGSRVDYQYFGDVLAFDGHTRRTSIGGHW comes from the coding sequence ATGGGAACCACCAACAAGATGTATGACAACGATAATGCTTGTCAAGAGAATGCCTACACTAGAAATGGATCAAAGAATGTGGATGAGGATACGACTCACAATACTACCGAGAGTGAATTTTTCTACCAAGACATGGGAGAATTTGGTGACGTTGAAGGGATAGATGTGGAAGACATAATAAAGAAAGTATTTAGGAGTGATGAGGACACGTATAAGTTCTATAAGAAGTTTGGAAAATATCACGGCTTTGGAGTTAGAAAGGGGGATTCTTGGAAGGATGAGGATGGTATTGTCACAAGGCAGAGATTCTTCTGCAACAGGCAAGGTTTGAGAGATGCAAAGCACTATAATCGGTTAGATAGGATGAGGGTTCAAAAACCAGAAACGAGGACTAATTGCGAGGCAAAGTTCTCCATATACCTTGACAAGAGTGCTTCTCTATGGCGAGTAAGGAAGATTAAAAACAAGCACAATAATGACTTGATCCCTAGTTGCATGGTGCATTTGATTGCGAAGTACCGGTCACTCACGAATGCCGCCAAAGCTCAGATAGATGGGTTGAACGAGTATGGAATTTCGACAGCGAAGAGTGTACGATATATGGCTGGGATGGCTGGAGGATACTCGTTGGTTGGCTTCTTAAAGAAGGACGCCTATAATCACATTGATAAAAGAAGGCATGTAACGATTGCGGAAGGCGATGCAGACGCTGCGCTTGCATATTTAGAAGATAAGACAGAATCGGATCCGATGGCCATTGCGCGGTATAGTTTGACCGATGATGGAATGCTAGGCAATATGTTTTGGACCGATGGGGGCAGCCGAGTCGATTACCAGTACTTCGGGGATGTTCTTGCGTTCGATGGACATACAAGAAGAACAAGTATAGGCGGCCATTGGTAA